A genomic segment from Amygdalobacter nucleatus encodes:
- a CDS encoding 6-phosphofructokinase: MKKSGNLLYAQSGGPTAVINSSVQGALETACKCPQIEHIYAAYHGVEGILAKTLFELGLENKQETAKLKSTPGAALGSCRYKLHADTDADFAKVLAVFQKYNIRYFLYNGGNDSMDTCSRLAAFFKQVDYECYVIGVPKTIDNDLVETDHCPGYASSARFISTMISEVACDANSYTSEQIIVFEIMGRNAGWLAASSSLARLTGFGPDLIYLPEVVFDIEKFIEEVQALRKQKRLIIIAVAESLHLADGRFITDLSGEDEEDDVFGHKQQGGAGHILAEILKKRLNTKVRGIEFSLLQRAANHLASEVDLCEAYQVGREAVLQAVNGVSGKMVTIKRKEADTYETTYGLVDLDEVANAEKLVPREWINAAGNDVTADFINYCLPLISNIDHAKAPLELKLTSNGLPDFAKLERNLL; the protein is encoded by the coding sequence ATGAAAAAAAGTGGTAATTTGTTGTATGCACAATCTGGCGGTCCGACAGCTGTGATCAATAGTAGTGTTCAAGGCGCCTTAGAAACAGCCTGTAAATGTCCGCAAATTGAGCATATCTATGCAGCCTACCATGGCGTCGAGGGCATCTTAGCAAAGACTCTGTTTGAGCTAGGCTTGGAGAATAAACAAGAGACAGCTAAGCTAAAATCAACCCCAGGTGCAGCCTTAGGTAGCTGCCGTTACAAATTACACGCTGATACGGATGCTGATTTTGCGAAAGTGTTAGCCGTTTTTCAAAAATATAATATTCGTTATTTTCTTTACAATGGTGGCAATGACTCCATGGACACTTGTTCGAGGTTGGCCGCTTTTTTTAAGCAGGTTGATTATGAGTGCTATGTAATTGGCGTACCTAAAACCATCGACAATGACTTAGTTGAGACAGACCATTGCCCAGGTTATGCAAGTTCGGCTAGATTCATTAGTACCATGATTTCAGAAGTAGCTTGCGATGCTAACAGCTATACAAGTGAACAGATAATTGTCTTTGAAATTATGGGTAGAAATGCTGGCTGGTTGGCTGCAAGTAGCAGCTTGGCTCGTTTAACAGGCTTTGGACCAGATTTGATCTATTTGCCAGAAGTTGTGTTTGACATAGAGAAATTTATCGAAGAAGTGCAGGCTTTACGCAAGCAAAAACGCTTAATTATAATTGCGGTGGCCGAGAGCTTGCATTTAGCAGATGGCAGATTTATCACTGACTTGTCGGGCGAAGATGAAGAAGATGATGTGTTTGGCCACAAGCAGCAGGGTGGCGCTGGTCATATCTTGGCTGAGATTTTGAAGAAGCGCTTAAATACCAAGGTGCGAGGCATTGAGTTTTCACTTTTGCAGCGGGCAGCTAATCATTTGGCCTCTGAAGTTGATTTGTGTGAGGCATATCAAGTAGGCAGAGAAGCTGTATTACAGGCGGTAAATGGCGTGAGTGGCAAGATGGTGACAATCAAGCGAAAAGAAGCCGACACTTACGAAACGACATATGGTTTAGTGGATTTAGATGAGGTAGCCAATGCCGAAAAATTGGTGCCAAGAGAGTGGATCAATGCGGCTGGTAACGATGTGACGGCAGATTTTATTAATTATTGTTTACCATTAATCAGCAATATCGATCATGCCAAAGCACCATTAGAATTGAAACTAACTTCAAATGGTTTGCCTGACTTTGCTAAGTTAGAGCGAAACTTGTTATAG
- a CDS encoding MATE family efflux transporter — protein sequence MSFWKREQKSLDLLTGPIMSTLIRLALPIMTTGFMYMAYSLTDVFWLAKVESGLVAAGTCGILLWLCEGFSALAKIGASVNTAAHLGRKNIAKARENVVISLKSTVSIALLICLVFCLFNRQIIGFFHFQNPLTIHLARTYLVIVSFGIPFTFLSASSSAASMANGNSKMPFLVSCVGLVLNIIFDPIFIFVFNWGVAGAAWATIMAQMVGALLMFYFLLQQENFKHLNFLEKFNWHTWCENIRLGTPVALQTVLVSMVAMAITRIVNNFSESAIAAQRLGVQIESLSWLTADSFGGAVTAMVAQNYAAEHMKRTYSVIKRALTFIVIFACFTTCLLYFYPDLLLKIFTNDKDVIKHGINYLQIIAYSQVFMCTEIVICAVFNGFGRTTIPAIVGVVCTAARIPLALYLSSIYGIRGIWWALSICSIILCLVLCCFMVAAIGKLKSDYSLQ from the coding sequence GTGAGTTTTTGGAAGCGTGAACAGAAGAGCTTAGACCTTTTAACCGGCCCGATTATGAGTACATTGATCCGCCTCGCCTTGCCAATCATGACGACAGGTTTTATGTACATGGCATATAGCCTAACGGACGTTTTCTGGTTAGCTAAGGTCGAAAGTGGCTTAGTTGCAGCAGGTACATGTGGTATTTTGCTCTGGCTCTGTGAGGGCTTTAGTGCTCTAGCTAAAATTGGTGCCTCAGTTAATACAGCTGCCCATTTGGGCCGTAAAAATATCGCCAAAGCACGCGAAAATGTCGTCATTTCTCTAAAAAGTACCGTTTCGATTGCCTTGCTTATTTGCCTTGTCTTCTGTCTGTTCAATCGGCAGATTATCGGTTTTTTCCATTTCCAAAATCCATTGACAATTCATTTGGCTAGGACATACCTTGTCATCGTCAGCTTCGGTATCCCTTTTACTTTCCTATCAGCTTCTTCGAGTGCGGCAAGTATGGCTAACGGCAATAGCAAAATGCCGTTTTTGGTTAGCTGTGTGGGTTTGGTGCTGAATATTATTTTTGACCCGATTTTTATTTTCGTTTTCAATTGGGGAGTAGCTGGTGCTGCTTGGGCAACGATTATGGCGCAAATGGTTGGGGCACTGTTGATGTTCTATTTCCTACTTCAACAAGAGAATTTCAAGCACTTGAATTTCTTAGAAAAATTTAATTGGCATACTTGGTGTGAGAATATTCGCTTAGGTACACCAGTAGCTTTGCAAACAGTTTTAGTAAGTATGGTGGCGATGGCTATCACTAGAATTGTGAATAATTTTTCTGAATCAGCTATCGCAGCGCAGCGCTTAGGTGTGCAGATTGAGTCATTATCTTGGTTGACAGCTGACAGCTTCGGCGGTGCTGTAACAGCGATGGTTGCTCAGAATTACGCAGCTGAGCATATGAAACGCACATATAGTGTCATCAAGCGGGCATTAACGTTCATCGTCATTTTCGCTTGTTTCACTACCTGCTTGCTGTATTTCTATCCTGATTTATTGCTAAAGATATTTACCAACGACAAGGATGTAATTAAACATGGCATTAATTACCTCCAAATCATTGCTTATTCGCAGGTCTTTATGTGTACCGAAATTGTTATCTGTGCCGTCTTTAATGGCTTTGGTCGCACGACTATTCCAGCTATCGTGGGCGTTGTTTGCACAGCTGCGCGTATCCCATTAGCCTTGTATCTGTCTTCAATTTATGGAATACGCGGTATTTGGTGGGCGCTCAGCATCTGCTCAATTATCTTGTGCTTAGTCTTGTGCTGCTTCATGGTAGCGGCAATTGGTAAGCTAAAAAGCGATTACAGTTTGCAATGA
- a CDS encoding AAA family ATPase — translation MYLQSIDIKSFGQLQNFKLAFVELTTVKSEPAANQEPTAANQALTTANQGPAMQMTQAKTPNQPAESATNQEPTKTLLIWPNESGKSTIVACIRALFYGLGNNSSKNLARRQQYLNFNKQPSEASLKFSHAGCQYELGRYFGKTNRSDKITLLNLTSGEQVDIGETEPGYFLFALTEEQFINSLLVEQMSLTLPSTSSAPDIVEALTNLGLTGNSSVNVQKAQLNIEEQLKTLRFKRGQGGLIFACEQKIASLNEQIRSLTEQCQAYNKDQLQLNALSANLAKSEQTLQLLTQNKQALEQEQRNLASLEREQADLLDQQYQAKAANEAEYKAQMAKSFNLASKVSRLENELNLIKQTLETLNVQRKKTSQRQLANKTKLQNWQQHLVEQDQLIQTEAERLQAGEGAIKECVAALTENSEKLTHLQQTQSELQSKKEKLTIQILQAVNKQNQAKKLAWAALLSLICTLISGAIYLSSQLSCFVPISLLVLTLGLAVGFSLVKRKVPAFLQSKKELEQIGLSLADIERQLLTCKQAEIDYTAQKLELISQNKHNYLDNLLLAKEASQRDVADLQTELAQAEQEINEQNNERQAKQLLQSHVEAELKQAQLKANEQKQLVEDNEKFIKQSQVALEQKSTKLQSELDNNVREVCDRHSWPELSYAELLNKLTNVQVALNEELEKLHASLNQQHAELSAAMLKVKEQANLANNLQLAKSELKTTNQALASYKQQEEQLELANKLLTSLFTQLQNDFSPKLRERCSYYLQQLSLGHYTELTVDKKLHLQLRYKEDQAWHVAEYLSGAAYEQVYLALRLALCDLLVGEQKLPLLLDDCLVQFDREHQMVALQTLSNFAEAKHSQILLFTCHSYMTEVLAASGVKSWQIMQTQEKGTAI, via the coding sequence ATGTATTTACAAAGTATCGACATTAAATCCTTTGGTCAGCTGCAAAACTTCAAATTAGCCTTTGTTGAGCTAACGACTGTAAAGTCAGAACCTGCTGCAAATCAAGAGCCAACAGCGGCAAATCAAGCTCTAACGACTGCAAATCAGGGACCAGCTATGCAGATGACTCAAGCTAAAACGCCGAATCAACCAGCTGAGTCAGCCACCAATCAAGAGCCGACAAAGACCTTGCTTATTTGGCCTAACGAATCGGGTAAATCGACAATTGTTGCCTGTATCCGAGCCCTTTTCTATGGCTTAGGCAATAACAGCAGCAAAAATTTGGCAAGAAGACAGCAATATCTCAACTTTAATAAGCAGCCAAGTGAAGCTAGCTTGAAATTCAGCCATGCAGGCTGCCAGTACGAACTTGGCCGCTATTTTGGCAAAACTAATCGGAGCGACAAAATTACTTTGCTCAACCTAACAAGTGGCGAACAAGTCGATATAGGCGAAACTGAGCCAGGCTATTTTTTGTTTGCGCTGACAGAGGAGCAGTTTATTAATTCCTTGCTAGTTGAACAGATGAGCTTAACTTTGCCAAGCACAAGCTCGGCGCCTGATATTGTCGAGGCTTTGACCAATTTGGGCCTAACGGGTAACAGCTCAGTAAATGTGCAAAAAGCCCAGCTAAACATTGAAGAACAGCTGAAAACATTGCGCTTTAAGCGAGGCCAAGGCGGCCTGATTTTTGCTTGTGAACAGAAAATTGCTAGCTTGAATGAGCAAATTAGATCTCTAACTGAACAATGCCAAGCCTATAACAAAGATCAGCTCCAACTTAACGCTTTGAGTGCTAATTTAGCTAAGAGTGAGCAAACGTTACAGCTTTTAACCCAAAATAAGCAAGCGCTTGAGCAAGAACAGCGAAACTTAGCTAGTTTAGAACGTGAACAGGCTGATTTGCTAGATCAACAGTACCAGGCTAAAGCTGCCAATGAAGCTGAATACAAGGCCCAAATGGCTAAGTCTTTTAATTTGGCAAGCAAAGTGTCACGCTTGGAGAATGAACTGAATTTAATTAAACAGACATTAGAAACGTTGAATGTCCAACGCAAAAAGACAAGTCAACGGCAATTAGCGAACAAAACGAAATTACAAAATTGGCAGCAACATCTAGTTGAACAAGACCAATTAATTCAGACAGAAGCAGAACGCTTGCAAGCAGGTGAAGGGGCTATTAAGGAGTGCGTAGCAGCACTTACAGAAAATAGCGAGAAATTGACTCATTTGCAGCAAACGCAGAGTGAATTACAGAGCAAAAAAGAAAAGCTGACAATTCAGATATTACAAGCTGTCAATAAACAAAATCAGGCGAAAAAATTAGCCTGGGCAGCTTTGCTGAGCTTGATTTGCACGCTTATAAGCGGTGCGATTTATCTCTCCAGTCAGCTAAGTTGTTTCGTGCCTATCAGCTTATTGGTGCTGACTTTAGGCTTGGCTGTTGGCTTTAGCTTGGTCAAACGAAAAGTGCCTGCTTTTTTGCAGAGTAAAAAAGAGCTTGAACAAATTGGCCTGAGCTTGGCAGACATTGAACGGCAACTTTTAACCTGCAAACAGGCTGAGATAGATTACACGGCGCAAAAATTAGAGCTAATTAGTCAAAACAAGCACAATTACCTAGACAATTTGCTCTTAGCAAAAGAAGCTAGCCAGCGTGATGTTGCTGATTTGCAAACTGAATTAGCACAAGCTGAACAAGAAATTAACGAGCAAAACAACGAACGGCAAGCTAAGCAGCTTTTGCAGAGCCATGTGGAAGCAGAGCTTAAACAGGCGCAATTAAAGGCGAATGAGCAGAAACAATTAGTTGAGGATAATGAGAAATTCATTAAGCAATCGCAAGTAGCTTTAGAGCAAAAAAGTACCAAATTGCAGAGCGAATTAGACAATAATGTCAGAGAAGTATGTGATAGGCATAGCTGGCCAGAGCTAAGTTATGCAGAACTTCTTAACAAACTGACAAATGTCCAAGTTGCCTTAAATGAAGAACTGGAAAAATTGCACGCTAGCTTGAATCAACAACATGCTGAGTTGAGCGCAGCGATGCTAAAAGTAAAAGAGCAGGCAAATTTAGCTAATAATTTGCAATTAGCAAAAAGTGAACTGAAAACTACCAACCAAGCTTTAGCTAGTTACAAGCAGCAAGAGGAGCAGTTGGAGCTGGCTAACAAATTGTTGACGAGTTTGTTTACGCAATTACAAAATGATTTCAGCCCTAAATTACGGGAACGTTGCAGCTATTATTTGCAGCAATTAAGCTTAGGCCACTACACAGAATTGACAGTTGACAAAAAGCTGCATTTGCAATTACGATACAAAGAAGATCAGGCTTGGCATGTGGCTGAATATTTATCAGGGGCTGCTTATGAGCAAGTATATTTAGCTTTACGTTTAGCCTTGTGCGATCTTTTAGTTGGTGAACAGAAATTACCACTTTTATTAGACGATTGTTTGGTGCAATTTGATCGTGAACATCAGATGGTAGCCTTGCAGACTTTATCTAATTTTGCGGAAGCTAAACATAGTCAGATTTTACTTTTTACATGTCACTCTTATATGACAGAAGTGTTAGCAGCTAGCGGAGTTAAAAGCTGGCAGATTATGCAGACACAAGAGAAAGGAACAGCGATATAG
- a CDS encoding metallophosphoesterase family protein produces the protein MRFLHLADLHIGSKLQTGDAELCAQAKEKMWLYLEQLFSNLDSEQIDLCLLAGDVFEPSTLSASELERFIACLKLPKRCYILAVAGNHDPLTASFPWQTVLKQKLTNFHLFNKAVESIYFANLQTVVSGFSFASLYQDEGVLPEIKHSTSFYCVRNGDSLAEMAPWQPSETELSNLSANCFKLSLVHASPVHPAFSVREDDYHYNPLRVEQIEAANVDYLALGHFHKPIVSRYTPDDYTTLDREMALMREEKQVFGYKMYELNYDFTDKGDLELSKSSHANSDRQLDIPTLNGTLMMWPGNLIGRNFGESGYRGCFVGNLGVEKMAQSKGQTAAQTDAQTETSRAAQAPGAEIEEAQILAQIKVPVTAQAEAEMSAKMQAQEATIVVEQGEAQDLAQTSTQTKSLELAANLEAASKGHLQLAWYSNGLRQFWQLEYDLANLRKQISGATVTTDKLAKLILGNLQTFKDYKQNLYRLTLQGELGIEESLDIQTLAAKLQLACPQLELKAQITKAIDWDELAKTDSLAALLLDVAKHEPKFSASSVEDQQASLKLAWQALQTD, from the coding sequence ATGCGCTTCTTACACTTAGCTGATTTACATATAGGCTCTAAGCTACAAACAGGTGATGCTGAATTATGCGCCCAAGCTAAGGAGAAAATGTGGCTCTATTTAGAGCAGCTTTTTAGTAACTTAGATAGTGAGCAGATTGACTTATGCCTATTAGCTGGCGATGTCTTTGAACCAAGTACGCTGAGTGCAAGCGAACTTGAGCGCTTTATTGCGTGCCTTAAGTTGCCGAAACGTTGCTATATTTTAGCCGTGGCTGGCAATCATGATCCACTTACAGCTAGTTTCCCATGGCAGACGGTGCTTAAACAGAAATTAACGAATTTCCACCTTTTTAATAAGGCTGTCGAGAGCATTTATTTCGCCAATTTACAGACAGTTGTTTCTGGCTTTAGCTTCGCCTCGCTTTATCAAGATGAGGGCGTTTTGCCGGAAATTAAGCATAGTACAAGTTTTTATTGTGTGCGAAACGGTGATTCATTAGCTGAGATGGCGCCGTGGCAGCCAAGTGAAACGGAATTAAGTAATTTGAGTGCTAACTGTTTTAAGCTGAGTTTGGTGCATGCTTCACCTGTACACCCAGCTTTCTCAGTGCGTGAGGATGATTATCACTACAATCCCTTGCGTGTTGAGCAAATTGAAGCTGCGAATGTAGATTATCTTGCGTTGGGGCATTTCCACAAGCCAATTGTCAGCCGCTATACGCCTGATGATTACACTACTTTAGATAGAGAAATGGCTTTAATGCGTGAAGAGAAGCAGGTGTTTGGCTATAAGATGTATGAGCTGAATTATGACTTTACAGATAAGGGCGATTTGGAACTGAGTAAATCTAGCCATGCAAATAGTGATAGGCAGCTTGATATTCCAACGCTAAACGGAACCTTAATGATGTGGCCAGGCAACTTAATTGGCCGTAACTTCGGCGAAAGTGGATATCGAGGCTGCTTCGTAGGCAATTTAGGAGTTGAAAAAATGGCCCAGTCAAAGGGCCAGACAGCGGCTCAAACAGACGCCCAGACAGAGACTTCAAGAGCAGCACAAGCGCCAGGAGCGGAGATAGAAGAAGCTCAAATACTAGCGCAAATAAAAGTTCCAGTAACAGCCCAAGCAGAAGCAGAAATGTCAGCTAAAATGCAAGCTCAAGAGGCCACCATAGTAGTTGAGCAAGGAGAAGCACAGGATTTGGCCCAAACTTCAACTCAAACTAAAAGCCTAGAGCTAGCTGCCAACCTAGAGGCAGCTTCAAAAGGCCACTTGCAATTAGCCTGGTATAGTAACGGACTAAGGCAGTTCTGGCAGCTTGAGTATGACTTAGCCAATTTACGCAAACAAATTTCAGGTGCGACAGTGACTACGGATAAGCTCGCTAAGCTCATTTTAGGAAATTTGCAGACGTTTAAGGATTACAAACAGAATTTGTATCGTCTTACTTTGCAGGGCGAATTAGGCATAGAGGAAAGCCTAGATATCCAGACTTTGGCGGCCAAATTGCAATTAGCTTGTCCACAATTAGAACTGAAAGCGCAAATTACTAAAGCCATTGATTGGGACGAACTAGCAAAAACTGATAGCTTAGCGGCACTTCTATTAGATGTAGCCAAACACGAACCGAAATTTTCAGCTTCTAGCGTAGAAGACCAGCAAGCTAGCTTGAAATTAGCATGGCAAGCGTTGCAGACAGACTAG
- a CDS encoding ABC transporter permease → MKVSDLIKLSSRNLWRRKLRTFLTVLGVTIGTTSIVVMVSIAIGQSAYFYEMMNQNNELTTIEVFANESGGNGRYMVEDGSNSSNSAMGQVEKKQYLTDESLQELASLTGVKLVYPILNKRVMFKTGPYENSYQQVAALPEAGLADLKLKVMDKQGEVKDLDVKNFSKNGIEFVVGSEFKTNFYKANARHQDYKNPPEIDPFSDNLAYYLDPEAMQSKPMSDEGGSSEQVVTVKPIRRVAHVFGEIQKKSKFDYQTAWQVYTRLEPFVEQLKKDFRGRGFEGQKRTKSGRWRGDISYSKIIVRTATLTDSQTLMDVIKGMGYEANSAASFINEMQKQQRRSQVMFGSIGGIALLVAAIGIANTMMMAIYERTKEIGVFKVLGCPIRQIRNMFLIEAGAIGFIGGAIGLLLSTILSYAINHLPILGMLLGNMGPMDGEVAAKVSVIPLWLYAFALLFATGIGMIAGLFPALRAMRLSALEALRTE, encoded by the coding sequence ATGAAAGTTAGTGACTTAATCAAGCTGAGCTCACGCAACCTTTGGCGGCGCAAACTGAGGACTTTTTTGACCGTCCTAGGCGTCACGATTGGTACGACCTCCATCGTGGTGATGGTATCGATTGCCATCGGCCAAAGTGCGTATTTCTACGAGATGATGAACCAGAACAATGAATTGACGACAATTGAAGTCTTTGCTAACGAATCTGGCGGCAACGGGCGCTATATGGTTGAAGATGGTTCGAATAGTTCTAATAGTGCGATGGGCCAGGTTGAGAAAAAACAGTATCTAACTGATGAATCTCTGCAGGAATTAGCCAGCTTGACTGGCGTTAAGCTGGTGTATCCAATTCTTAACAAACGAGTGATGTTCAAAACAGGCCCTTATGAAAATTCCTATCAACAGGTGGCAGCATTGCCCGAAGCAGGTTTAGCTGACTTGAAATTGAAAGTTATGGACAAACAGGGCGAAGTAAAAGATTTGGACGTAAAGAATTTTTCCAAAAACGGAATAGAGTTTGTCGTCGGAAGTGAGTTTAAGACGAATTTTTATAAAGCAAATGCCCGCCACCAAGATTACAAGAATCCGCCCGAAATTGACCCTTTTAGTGACAATTTGGCTTATTATTTAGACCCGGAAGCTATGCAAAGCAAACCAATGAGCGATGAAGGTGGAAGCTCAGAACAAGTTGTCACAGTTAAACCAATTCGGCGAGTGGCACATGTGTTTGGCGAAATTCAGAAAAAGAGCAAGTTTGATTATCAGACAGCCTGGCAAGTTTACACTCGCTTAGAGCCGTTTGTGGAACAGCTTAAGAAAGATTTCCGTGGTCGTGGCTTTGAGGGGCAGAAAAGGACGAAAAGCGGGCGCTGGCGTGGCGATATTAGCTATTCAAAAATTATCGTGCGCACAGCTACTTTGACTGATTCACAAACTTTAATGGACGTAATCAAAGGTATGGGCTATGAGGCTAATTCAGCAGCATCTTTCATCAACGAGATGCAAAAACAGCAGCGCCGTTCGCAAGTTATGTTCGGCAGCATCGGCGGAATTGCCTTGCTGGTAGCCGCTATTGGCATTGCAAATACCATGATGATGGCTATCTATGAACGTACGAAAGAAATTGGCGTGTTCAAAGTCTTAGGCTGCCCAATTCGTCAAATTCGCAATATGTTCTTGATTGAAGCCGGAGCCATTGGCTTTATCGGTGGCGCAATTGGCTTACTGTTAAGCACGATATTGTCGTATGCCATTAACCACTTACCAATTTTGGGTATGCTCTTAGGCAATATGGGTCCGATGGATGGTGAAGTGGCGGCCAAAGTCTCAGTTATACCGCTTTGGTTGTACGCCTTTGCTTTATTGTTTGCAACGGGCATCGGCATGATAGCTGGCTTATTCCCAGCTTTAAGAGCAATGCGTCTGTCAGCTTTGGAGGCATTGCGCACAGAATAA
- a CDS encoding COG1361 S-layer family protein, with protein MAYQQKHSSVNKAKLALFSQVLSLGLVISLVGPMCGHITYASGQAKPLLSAGNLLTGADRSDNSKQAASNKQQAGAGSGAQSNGSGTQNNGSGVQPGSGAQVGSDTQRTKPNENAEAQQSNMGNAFMLKAESVKAAFYGSGFNLDLSFVERDPHTGLAASFSSANKKVQSVYLKHNNSADFPFVLTMQEYPGIVSGNGVDWQVSFSGLLVRKDVKSQVYTVDFVVNYTEGASDKLKSEVLTAYVDMQGAPTPKDAQVLFKAVNANVPKGAPGQWVPIKLNLANFGLDRVTILNVTLQMQGSPLVFRQVDQTAIVEQPLLPLTGRYYNEPDFNNGTQIEVDYGTFEISKSAASGTQPIAFEITYLDAMQTLKKETVNTYIEVLGGAGGQKMMPRILVEGFETEPKKIMGGEPFTLTLKLRNTSEMTAVSNMRLNISSQGTEKVETAFLPQSGATAYFIKNIPAGKMIEYKLKLVSAASLNQKAYPLNLGLEYQDDASNSYNTQEQVSLYVHQKVRVDFSKFELQPETAQVGGELNAYCQLINKGRVSLYNAEICAPDDAPYEMEPVYLGNVEAGANKSIDATLKAKQPFSGKSKFVLHYEDENGNASTLEHEFDLNIEDEAPMPEGSMPEGIGDMDNMDGMGGMGQQKKGLSPWLIAIIVILVLILLGVAFFLYRHFKAKKKAKRAKVIGEDY; from the coding sequence ATGGCTTATCAACAAAAACATAGTAGTGTGAACAAAGCAAAATTAGCATTGTTTAGTCAGGTGCTCAGTCTGGGCTTAGTTATCAGCTTAGTTGGGCCAATGTGTGGCCATATAACTTATGCAAGTGGCCAAGCCAAGCCTTTATTATCAGCGGGCAATTTACTTACAGGTGCAGACAGAAGTGATAATTCTAAACAAGCCGCTTCCAATAAGCAGCAGGCAGGGGCTGGTTCTGGAGCACAAAGCAATGGCTCGGGCACGCAGAATAATGGCTCAGGTGTACAGCCTGGCTCTGGTGCACAAGTAGGTTCAGACACGCAGAGAACTAAGCCAAATGAAAATGCGGAAGCTCAGCAAAGTAACATGGGCAATGCTTTCATGTTGAAAGCAGAAAGCGTCAAAGCAGCTTTCTATGGCTCAGGCTTTAACTTGGATTTGAGCTTTGTCGAACGAGATCCGCATACAGGTTTAGCTGCTAGTTTCAGTAGCGCTAACAAGAAAGTACAATCAGTTTATTTGAAACATAATAATTCCGCTGATTTCCCTTTCGTTTTGACCATGCAAGAGTATCCCGGCATAGTCAGTGGGAATGGCGTAGATTGGCAAGTTAGCTTTAGTGGCCTTTTGGTGCGTAAAGACGTTAAGAGCCAAGTCTATACCGTTGACTTTGTGGTTAATTACACAGAGGGAGCTAGTGACAAACTCAAAAGCGAAGTTTTGACAGCCTATGTTGACATGCAAGGTGCGCCAACGCCCAAAGATGCCCAAGTTTTATTCAAAGCCGTCAATGCCAATGTGCCAAAAGGTGCGCCTGGTCAGTGGGTGCCAATTAAGCTCAATTTGGCTAACTTCGGCTTGGACCGTGTGACGATTTTGAATGTGACATTGCAAATGCAAGGTAGCCCTTTAGTTTTCCGCCAAGTAGATCAGACAGCGATTGTTGAACAGCCGCTTTTGCCATTGACTGGTCGTTACTACAATGAGCCTGATTTCAATAACGGTACGCAGATTGAGGTAGATTACGGAACCTTTGAAATTAGCAAGTCAGCAGCCAGTGGCACGCAGCCGATAGCCTTTGAAATTACCTATCTCGATGCGATGCAAACACTGAAAAAAGAAACGGTAAACACCTATATTGAAGTCTTAGGTGGTGCAGGTGGCCAAAAAATGATGCCGCGTATCTTGGTTGAGGGCTTTGAAACAGAACCGAAAAAGATCATGGGTGGTGAGCCGTTCACTTTGACTTTGAAATTGCGCAATACCTCTGAAATGACGGCAGTCAGCAACATGCGCTTGAATATCAGCAGTCAGGGTACTGAAAAGGTCGAAACAGCTTTTTTGCCTCAATCAGGCGCAACAGCTTATTTCATTAAAAACATTCCAGCTGGCAAAATGATTGAATATAAGCTGAAATTAGTTTCGGCAGCTTCTTTGAATCAAAAGGCCTATCCTTTGAATTTGGGCTTAGAGTATCAGGACGATGCGTCTAATTCTTACAATACGCAGGAACAAGTTTCGCTGTATGTGCATCAAAAAGTTAGAGTTGATTTCAGCAAATTTGAATTGCAACCAGAAACAGCGCAAGTCGGTGGTGAATTGAATGCCTATTGCCAGCTTATTAACAAGGGCCGAGTTTCCCTTTACAATGCCGAAATTTGCGCCCCGGACGATGCGCCTTATGAGATGGAACCAGTTTATTTGGGCAATGTTGAAGCTGGTGCCAACAAATCGATTGATGCAACGCTTAAAGCCAAGCAGCCATTTAGTGGCAAGAGCAAATTCGTCTTACATTACGAGGATGAAAACGGTAATGCATCGACATTAGAACATGAATTTGACTTAAATATCGAGGACGAAGCGCCTATGCCTGAAGGCTCTATGCCAGAGGGTATAGGTGATATGGACAACATGGATGGTATGGGTGGCATGGGCCAGCAAAAAAAAGGCCTTTCACCTTGGCTAATTGCCATCATTGTTATTCTGGTACTTATTTTGCTTGGTGTAGCTTTCTTTTTATATCGCCATTTCAAGGCCAAGAAAAAAGCTAAACGCGCAAAAGTTATCGGCGAGGATTATTAA